One segment of Brassica napus cultivar Da-Ae chromosome C3, Da-Ae, whole genome shotgun sequence DNA contains the following:
- the LOC106403603 gene encoding uncharacterized protein LOC106403603, with protein sequence MKLNPAKCTFGVTSGEFLGYIVTQKGIEANPKKITAILDLPSPKNSREVQRLTGRIAALTASSPCPQINASLSTSYHAETNVSSGTRSARRLSNNSNISSTAVSSVLIREDREEQKPIFYTSKWMTDPETRYHTLEKMALAVITSARKLRPYFQSHTIEVLTNQPLRTVMLNTNQSERLSKWAIELSEHDIVFKNRTAEKSQVLADFLIKLAPELEQDLVLPRSGAGVQLQSPTGELIRQSFSFGFTASNNEAEYESLIAGLRLAKAVKAKRLSAYCDSQLVTSQFSGDYDARNERMDAYLKVVQTLARDFEFFELTKVPRGENVCADALAALGSRLRDQVKRTIPIHKIDKPRIELPPSEVTVVAPITEAIPMDEDPATEQIEATDWRTEFINYLVDGKLPPPPEKWIARRLRTRSAHYVVLDGELHRWTATKVLLKCINGEETHLVMAETHEGTAGNHSGGRAPALKVRSLGFYWPTMNADCEAYAQRCDQCQRHASTIHSPTQLLRTMTAPYPFMRWGMDIIGPMPSSRQKRFFLVLTDYFTKCIKAEAFASITEKEVQRFLWKNIIYRHSLPYEIVTDNGPQFISNKFREFCERWRIRINRASSRYPQSNGQAEASNKIIIDGLKKRLDLKKGCWADELDGVLWSHRTTPRGATKSTPFSMAHGVEAMAPAEVNVTSLRRLRIPQNIELNSDMLFDALDAIEERSDQALLRIQNYQHQIESYYNKKVKSRLLELGDIVLRKVFVIWEGPYKIAQVVKPGVYRLETSTGEPVPRAWNSMHLRRYYS encoded by the exons ATGAAACTCAATCCGGCCAAATGCACCTTCGGCGTCACCTCAGGCGAATTTTTGGGATACATCGTCACCCAGAAAGGAATCGAGGCAAATCCTAAGAAGATCACCGCCATACTAGACCTCCCTAGTCCAAAGAATAGCAGAGAGGTCCAGCGACTCACGGGGAGGATCGCGGCGCTGACCGCTTCATCTCCATGTCCACAGATTAATGCTTCCCTTTCTACGAGCTACCACGCGGAAACAAACGTTTCGTCTGGGACGAGAAGTGCGAGGAGGCTTTCGAACAACTCAAACA TATCCTCCACCGCGGTCAGCAGCGTCCTTATCCGAGAGGATCGAGAAGAGCAGAAGCCCATCTTCTACACGAGTAAGTGGATGACCGATCCGGAAACGCGATACCACACCCTCGAGAAGATGGCTCTTGCAGTTATTACGTCAGCGAGGAAGCTGCGTCCTTACTTCCAATCGCACACAATCGAAGTACTAACGAATCAACCGCTACGCACAGTAATGCTGAACACCAACCAATCCGAACGATTATCGAAGTGGGCTATCGAGCTCAGCGAGCACGACATTGTGTTCAAAAATCGAACAGCAGAAAAATCCCAAGTCCTCGCTGACTTCCTGATCAAGCTCGCACCAGAGCTAGAGCAAGACCTAGTTCTTCCAA GATCAGGAGCAGGAGTCCAACTGCAGTCTCCAACAGGCGAGCTAATCAGACAGTCGTTCAGTTTCGGCTTCACCGCTTCAAACAATGAAGCAGAATACGAGTCATTGATCGCAGGACTACGACTCGCTAAGGCAGTCAAAGCAAAACGCCTCAGTGCATACTGCGACTCACAACTAGTTACCAGTCAGTTTAGCGGCGACTACGATGCTCGTAACGAACGAATGGACGCGTACCTTAAAGTCGTTCAAACACTGGCTAGGGACTTCGAATTCTTCGAACTCACCAAAGTCCCCAGAGGAGAGAACGTGTGCGCCGACGCCCTCGCTGCCTTGGGTAGCAGGCTGCGCGATCAGGTGAAACGGACCATTCCCATCCACAAGATCGACAAGCCAAGAATCGAGCTCCCGCCTAGCGAAGTGACCGTCGTAGCACCCATAACCGAAGCCATCCCCATGGACGAGGACCCCGCAACAGAACAAATTGAAGCTACCGACTGGAGGACAGAATTCATCAACTATCTGGTCGACGGAAAgttaccccccccccccgagAAATGGATTGCAAGACGGCTCAGGACAAGGAGTGCCCACTACGTCGTCTTGGATGGAGAACTCCATCGATGGACCGCAACCAAGGTGCTTCTGAAGTGCATCAATGGCGAGGAGACGCACCTTGTCATGGCCGAAACGCATGAAGGCACCGCAGGAAACCACTCCGGAGGTCGAGCACCCGCGTTAAAAGTCAGAAGCCTTGGCTTTTACTGGCCAACAATGAATGCAGACTGCGAAGCTTATGCCCAGCGATGCGACCAATGCCAGCGACATGCCTCGACAATCCACTCCCCGACGCAGTTGCTGCGAACGATGACTGCTCCATACCCTTTtatgcgatggggaatggacataATCGGCCCTATGCCGAGCTCTCGACAGAAGCGTTTCTTCCTTGTTTTGACAGATTACTTCACAAAGTGTATTAAGGCGGAAGCCTTCGCTAGCATAACAGAAAAAGAAGTTCAACGGTTCCTGTGGAAGAACATCATCTATCGCCACAGCCTACCTTACGAAATAGTGACTGACAACGGTCCCCAGTTCATATCGAACAAGTTCCGAGAATTCTGTGAGAGATGGAGAATCCGAATCAACAGAGCGAGCTCGCGATACCCTCAGAGCAACGGTCAAGCCGAGGCATCCAACAAGATCATAATCGACGGTTTGAAGAAACGCCTCGACTTGAAAAAAGGATGTTGGGCCGATGAACTCGACGGTGTTCTCTGGTCACATAGAACAACTCCTCGAGGAGCAACAAAATCAACTCCTTTCTCAATGGCACACGGAGTCGAAGCTATGGCCCCCGCCGAAGTGAACGTAACCAGTCTTCGACGGTTAAGAATACCGCAGAACATTGAACTCAACAGCGACATGCTCTTCGACGCTCTGGACGCCATAGAAGAGCGCAGCGACCAAGCCCTGCTCCGCATCCAGAATTATCAGCATCAGATCGAAAGCTACTACAACAAGAAGGTCAAGTCTCGACTTCTCGAACTGGGCGATATAGTACTGCGCAAAGTGTTCGTGATCTGGGAAGGGCCTTACAAAATTGCTCAAGTTGTTAAACCAGGAGTCTACCGACTCGAGACGTCGACTGGCGAACCCGTTCCCAGAGCATGGAACTCCATGCATCTCCGAAGATACTACTCTTGA
- the LOC111209491 gene encoding uncharacterized protein LOC111209491, with amino-acid sequence MARPDSPSDDDSPRTGGAPTAAAFADTILKRMAQQDAVQKATNEQLAAIAAILAPLAGNSEDPASTVRKQLFDTYRTAGTENTTNTNAAQVQTPGGVDLVTVQELAELKQSFLDMKDRMFEGPTAAPLIERVLAETLKTPFSRRVTDVRNRPAEKIRLPTYAGKADPTDHITAFNIAMGRTNFSEEERDAGYCRLFVESLQGPALGWFTGLERDSIHDFHDLTTAFLKQYIMFTRQGATLSDLWNLSQGANQSLRDFMEKFKTVASKVQIPDSVAVALMNTLYFKSLFREDLYRNPTTSLQDAIARSNNFI; translated from the coding sequence ATGGCTCGACCTGACTCGCCGTCCGATGACGACTCACCTAGGACTGGAGGCGCTCCGACAGCAGCGGCCTTCGCAGATACCATACTCAAGAGGATGGCACAGCAAGACGCCGTACAGAAGGCGACGAACGAACAACTCGCCGCCATCGCCGCCATCTTGGCTCCTTTGGCCGGAAACTCAGAAGATCCGGCCTCGACGGTCCGAAAACAGCTGTTTGACACTTACCGAACAGCCGGCACAGAAAACACGACGAACACAAACGCCGCCCAGGTTCAAACACCCGGTGGCGTAGACCTCGTCACCGTCCAAGAACTCGCTGAGCTTAAGCAGTCGTTCCTGGACATGAAAGACCGAATGTTCGAAGGGCCTACGGCAGCGCCGCTGATCGAACGCGTCCTGGCCGAAACCCTAAAAACCCCTTTTTCTCGGCGAGTCACCGACGTTCGGAACCGACCAGCCGAGAAAATCCGCCTTCCAACATACGCCGGAAAGGCAGACCCAACCGACCACATCACTGCTTTCAACATCGCGATGGGTCGAACTAACTTCTCCGAAGAGGAAAGAGACGCTGGCTATTGTCGCCTCTTCGTCGAAAGTCTTCAAGGACCAGCCCTCGGATGGTTCACTGGATTGGAGCGAGACTCCATCCACGACTTTCACGACCTGACGACTGCATTCCTCAAGCAGTACATTATGTTTACGAGACAAGGAGCGACCTTATCTGACCTTTGGAATCTATCTCAAGGGGCGAACCAAAGCCTCCGTGACTTCATGGAAAAGTTCAAAACAGTCGCCTCGAAGGTGCAAATTCCAGACAGCGTCGCCGTCGCGCTGATGAATACCCTCTACTTCAAGTCCCTGTTTCGCGAGGATCTCTACAGAAACCCAACCACTTCGCTCCAGGACGCTATCGCGAGGTCGAACAACTTCATCTGA